A single Mytilus trossulus isolate FHL-02 chromosome 12, PNRI_Mtr1.1.1.hap1, whole genome shotgun sequence DNA region contains:
- the LOC134692261 gene encoding uncharacterized protein LOC134692261: MVYSGTKSFFKRLVFGCRSSPKIFDTLSRAVRWIARNNYGIVNILHLLDDFLIIVPRADNGQLIMSNVLKMFLGIPLSKKKTEGPCVILEYLGIFLDTIKMEARLPKEKITRIQEIIESFSKRNTCTKRELLSLLGHLNFASRVILPGRSFVSHLIKLSTTVQKLSHHVHIKNYKSDLAMWSQFLKNWNGISFFINDDIIKAADIQLYTDATPTSFGGFYQGSWFQGEFTPELLHEQTSMAFFELYPIVMACALWGHNWRRKRILFYCDNLSTVEIISKGRSKIQSIMKLVRKLTYLSALYNFVIHAKHIAGVENTVADSISRYQMRKFRSLQPLADQEPTPCLKPSQLMMS; the protein is encoded by the coding sequence ATGGTATACAGTGgaacaaaaagtttttttaagagATTAGTGTTTGGGTGTAGATCAAGTCCCAAAATTTTTGATACACTATCCAGGGCTGTTCGCTGGATAGCTAGAAATAACTATggtattgtaaatattttacatttgttagatgattttttaattattgtacCTAGAGCAGATAATGGTCAGCTAATAATGAGCAAtgtgttaaaaatgtttttgggTATACCTttgtcaaaaaagaaaactgaaggTCCTTGTGTCATTTTAGAATATTTGGGTATTTTTCTTGATACTATAAAGATGGAGGCACGTTTGCCTAAAGAGAAAATTACAAGAATTCAAGAAATTATTGAATCTTTTTCTAAACGTAATACATGTACCAAAAGAGAACTTTTAAGTCTGCTAGGACACTTAAATTTTGCAAGCAGAGTTATTTTACCAGGCAGATCATTTGTGTCTCACTTGATTAAGCTTTCAACAACTGTTCAAAAATTGTCACATCATGTACATATTAAGAATTACAAATCTGATTTGGCAATGTGGTCTCAATTTCTTAAAAACTGGAAtggaatatctttttttattaatgatgaCATTATTAAAGCTGCAGACATTCAACTTTACACAGATGCAACACCCACATCGTTCGGGGGATTCTATCAGGGAAGTTGGTTTCAAGGCGAATTTACACCAGAACTTTTACATGAGCAAACGTCTATGGCCTTCTTTGAACTGTACCCTATAGTGATGGCCTGTGCTCTATGGGGTCACAATTGGAGAAGAAAACGAATATTGTTTTACTGTGACAATTTAAGTACTGTAGAGATTATCTCCAAAGGAAGATCAAAAATCCAGAGTATAATGAAACTTGTGAGGAAACTAACTTATCTCTCTGCTCTATATAACTTTGTCATTCATGCAAAACATATTGCTGGTGTCGAAAACACTGTAGCAGACTCTATTTCTCGTTATCAGATGAGGAAGTTTCGATCACTACAACCACTGGCAGATCAAGAACCAACACCTTGCCTGAAGCCATCCCAGTTAATGATGAGTTGA